The following proteins are encoded in a genomic region of Thioclava nitratireducens:
- a CDS encoding Na+/H+ antiporter subunit C, whose protein sequence is MEVLVASAIGVLTAAGIYMILRLRTFPVVVGMSLLSYAVNVFLFATGRLVINQPPILREGVTSYTDPIPQALVLTAIVISFGMTAVVVMLALGAFIEAGNDRIDLEQEEDGR, encoded by the coding sequence ATGGAAGTGCTCGTTGCATCGGCCATCGGCGTGCTGACCGCCGCCGGCATCTACATGATCCTGCGTCTGCGCACCTTCCCCGTGGTGGTGGGCATGTCGCTGCTGTCCTACGCGGTGAACGTCTTCCTGTTCGCCACCGGTCGTCTGGTAATCAACCAGCCGCCGATCCTGCGCGAGGGCGTGACTTCCTATACCGACCCGATCCCGCAGGCGCTGGTGCTGACCGCGATCGTGATCTCCTTCGGGATGACGGCGGTGGTCGTTATGCTCGCGCTTGGCGCCTTCATCGAGGCGGGCAATGACCGCATCGACCTCGAGCAAGAGGAGGACGGCCGATGA
- a CDS encoding monovalent cation/H+ antiporter subunit D has protein sequence MEHWIIAPVLIPAMLAPLIVLWMRYDLVTQRVASILGMSALVVLAIVLMTSASMNPPEVYRLGNWEPPYGIVLVLDRLSALMLLLTSILGLVIVLYAIGSGWDKRGWHFHSLMQFQMMGINGAFLTGDAFNLFVFFEVLLIASYGLMIHGGGRARLKSGVQYVVYNLAGSTLFLFALGTIYATAGTLNMADLAVKVAQMPVEQTALIKVGAALLMVVFAVKAALVPLQFWLPATYTNAPGPVAALFAIMTKVGTYAIVRVYTLIFPITGTTGTLAHDILLPAAFLTLAIGMIGIFGARDLGRTVAYAVIGSVGTMMLGFAQFTQGATSAGLYYMVHSTLVAAAMFLIADLVRERRGRWGLGYTDAPLMKNHGLMAGMFFVGAIAMAGMPPLSGFLGKLMILDATRGQWALWATVLVTSLIAIVGYARAGSQVFWRSYAVEAEEDELPPGPKDASAPGLAFTATGILLAGSVALTVLAGPASNWLQGTAAQLFTPSQYIDAVLAGAEERAQEAAKVGAHEHGHMEVSEEMQAEDGHGGDTGVADPHAADGQPAGQTDTHSETGQDAPAAAH, from the coding sequence ATGGAACATTGGATCATCGCGCCTGTCCTGATCCCGGCGATGCTCGCACCGCTGATCGTGCTGTGGATGCGCTACGATCTGGTCACACAGCGCGTGGCCTCGATCCTCGGCATGTCCGCGCTGGTCGTGCTGGCGATCGTGCTCATGACCTCGGCTTCGATGAACCCGCCCGAGGTCTACCGCCTCGGTAACTGGGAGCCGCCCTACGGCATCGTGCTGGTCCTCGACCGGCTGTCGGCGCTGATGCTGCTGCTGACCTCGATCCTCGGCCTCGTGATCGTGCTCTATGCGATAGGCTCGGGCTGGGACAAGCGCGGCTGGCATTTCCACTCGCTGATGCAGTTCCAGATGATGGGGATCAACGGTGCCTTCCTGACGGGCGACGCGTTCAACCTGTTCGTCTTCTTCGAGGTTCTGCTGATCGCCTCCTACGGTCTGATGATCCATGGAGGCGGGCGCGCGCGGCTGAAATCGGGCGTGCAATATGTCGTCTACAACCTCGCGGGCTCGACGCTGTTCCTGTTCGCGCTGGGTACGATCTACGCGACGGCGGGCACGCTCAACATGGCGGATCTCGCGGTGAAGGTCGCGCAGATGCCGGTCGAGCAGACGGCGCTGATCAAGGTCGGCGCGGCGCTGCTGATGGTGGTCTTCGCGGTCAAGGCGGCGCTGGTGCCGCTGCAATTCTGGCTGCCCGCGACCTATACCAACGCGCCCGGCCCGGTGGCGGCGTTGTTCGCGATCATGACCAAGGTGGGCACCTACGCGATCGTTCGCGTCTACACGCTGATCTTTCCGATCACCGGCACCACCGGCACGCTTGCGCATGACATCCTGCTGCCCGCCGCGTTCCTGACGCTGGCGATCGGGATGATCGGTATTTTCGGGGCGCGCGATCTGGGTCGCACGGTCGCCTATGCGGTGATCGGTTCGGTCGGCACGATGATGCTGGGCTTCGCGCAGTTCACCCAAGGGGCGACCTCGGCCGGTCTCTACTACATGGTTCACTCGACGTTGGTGGCCGCGGCGATGTTCCTGATCGCCGATCTCGTGCGCGAGCGGCGCGGCCGTTGGGGGCTCGGCTATACCGATGCGCCTCTGATGAAGAACCACGGGCTGATGGCCGGGATGTTCTTCGTGGGCGCGATCGCGATGGCGGGGATGCCGCCGCTGTCGGGCTTCCTCGGCAAGCTGATGATCCTCGACGCGACGCGCGGCCAATGGGCGCTCTGGGCCACGGTTCTCGTGACCTCGCTGATCGCCATCGTGGGCTATGCCCGGGCGGGTAGCCAGGTGTTCTGGCGTTCCTACGCCGTCGAGGCCGAGGAGGACGAGCTGCCGCCCGGGCCTAAGGATGCGAGCGCGCCGGGCCTCGCCTTCACCGCGACCGGTATCCTGCTGGCGGGCTCCGTGGCGCTGACCGTGCTGGCCGGACCTGCGAGCAACTGGCTGCAGGGCACCGCCGCGCAACTCTTCACGCCGTCGCAATATATCGACGCGGTTCTCGCGGGCGCCGAAGAACGCGCGCAGGAGGCGGCGAAGGTCGGCGCGCATGAGCATGGCCATATGGAAGTGAGCGAGGAGATGCAGGCGGAGGACGGGCATGGTGGCGACACCGGTGTCGCGGACCCGCACGCTGCCGACGGTCAACCGGCCGGTCAGACCGACACCCACAGCGAGACGGGGCAGGATGCCCCCGCCGCGGCGCATTGA